A genomic window from Astyanax mexicanus isolate ESR-SI-001 unplaced genomic scaffold, AstMex3_surface scaffold_37, whole genome shotgun sequence includes:
- the LOC103038446 gene encoding ATP-sensitive inward rectifier potassium channel 1, translating to MPNFFRNFLSKRRVAKNRLVTKDGHCNIEYGNVRYTSRLAYLLDFWTTFVEIRWRYIILFFVASFTLSWFIFGLIWYWIALNNGDVWWQNPPADHKPCVYNVFGLTTSFLYSLETQMTIGYGMRVLSPYCPGAVALLIIQSIIGLLINCFWCGLIMAKITLPKKRAKTITFSRMAVICPKNGTLCLQIRVANLRKTLMIGSQIYGKLLKTTVTPEGETIILDQVNVDFIVDAGKDNLFFICPLTLYHVIDKMSPFFNLAVDTLLQQDFELVVFLDGTDENTSSSCQVRTSYIPQEIKWGCRFLPIISRSKEGKYCVDFSNFARVEPVPTAHCAHCYYNDQGHHHLRNGIENQGFEVIEISDQARATEM from the coding sequence ATGCCAAATTTTTTCAGAAATTTCCTGTCTAAGCGCCGCGTTGCTAAAAACCGCCTGGTTACCAAAGACGGACACTGCAACATCGAATATGGAAACGTGAGGTACACCAGCCGCTTAGCCTACTTGCTGGACTTCTGGACCACGTTCGTGGAGATCCGCTGGCGATACATCATTTTATTCTTTGTGGCCTCCTTCACTCTCAGCTGGTTTATCTTTGGTCTCATCTGGTACTGGATTGCTCTTAATAATGGAGATGTTTGGTGGCAAAACCCACCTGCAGACCACAAACCATGTGTATACAACGTCTTCGGCCTCACCACATCCTTCCTCTACTCACTGGAGACCCAGATGACCATCGGTTATGGTATGCGAGTCCTCAGCCCCTACTGCCCCGGAGCTGTGGCCCTCCTCATTATTCAGTCCATTATTGGGTTACTGATCAACTGCTTCTGGTGTGGACTGATCATGGCCAAAATCACCTTGCCCAAGAAAAGAGCCAAGACCATCACCTTCAGCAGAATGGCCGTGATCTGCCCTAAAAACGGCACGCTCTGCCTGCAGATACGTGTAGCCAACCTCCGCAAAACCCTGATGATCGGCAGCCAGATCTACGGCAAGCTGCTAAAGACGACGGTCACGCCCGAAGGCGAGACCATCATCCTGGACCAGGTCAACGTTGATTTCATTGTCGATGCTGGGAAAGACAATCTCTTCTTTATCTGCCCTTTGACTTTGTATCACGTAATCGACAAGATGAGTCCGTTCTTTAACCTGGCTGTGGACACCCTGCTCCAGCAGGACTTTGAGCTGGTGGTGTTCCTGGACGGTACGGACGAGAACACCAGTTCCTCCTGTCAAGTCAGAACGTCCTACATCCCTCAGGAGATCAAGTGGGGCTGCAGGTTCCTCCCGATCATCTCCCGAAGTAAGGAGGGTAAATACTGTGTTGACTTCTCCAATTTTGCGAGAGTGGAGCCTGTACCTACCGCTCACTGCGCCCACTGCTACTACAACGACCAAGGCCACCACCACCTCAGGAACGGCATAGAAAACCAGGGCTTTGAAGTGATTGAAATCAGCGACCAAGCTCGTGCCACCGAGATGTGA
- the kcnj5 gene encoding G protein-activated inward rectifier potassium channel 4: MAGDFCVHMDHNMETGVTPSEVKKLPKHLREAQSSTDRTHLIADSLKKPRQRYVQKDGKCNVHHGNVQETYRYLSDLFTTVVDLRWRLSFFMFTLVYVLNWLFFGLLWWLIALIRGDLWHLNEEGWTPCVENLNGFVSAFLFSIETETTIGYGYRVITEKCPEGIILLLAQAILGSIINAMMVGCMFVKISQPKNRAETLMFSNKAVISVRDSKLCLMFRVGDLRNSHIVEASIRAKLIRSEQTKEGEFIPLNQTDINIGFDTGDDRLFLVSPLIISHEINEKSPFWEMSQAQMEKEEFEVVVILEGMVEATGMTCQARSSYLDSEVLWGYRFTPVLSLEKGFYEVDYNNFHNIYETNTPSCSAKELAAKQRDSQQPSHIPPPSSKPRPHALDPSEQEKTQGNTNNGSANTQEQSP; the protein is encoded by the exons ATGGCAGGAGACTTTTGTGTTCACATGGACCACAACATGGAGACAGGAGTGACGCCCAGTGAG gTGAAGAAGCTCCCAAAACACCTGAGGGAGGCGCAGAGCTCCACAGATCGTACCCATCTGATCGCAGACTCACTGAAGAAGCCAAGGCAGCGCTACGTCCAAAAAGACGGCAAGTGCAACGTGCACCACGGCAACGTTCAGGAAACCTACCGCTATCTCAGTGACCTCTTCACTACCGTGGTGGACTTGCGCTGGCGCCTCAGCTTCTTCATGTTCACTCTGGTCTACGTGCTGAACTGGCTGTTCTTCGGTCTCCTCTGGTGGCTCATTGCTCTGATTCGAGGAGATCTTTGGCACCTAAATGAGGAGGGATGGACTCCCTGCGTGGAGAACCTCAACGGTTTCGTCTCTGCTTTCCTGTTCTCTATCGAAACAGAGACGACTATAGGCTACGGTTACAGGGTGATCACAGAGAAGTGTCCTGAAGGAATCATCCTGCTCCTGGCGCAGGCCATTCTGGGCTCCATCATTAATGCCATGATGGTGGGCTGCATGTTTGTGAAGATTTCTCAGCCCAAGAATCGAGCAGAAACTCTCATGTTCTCAAACAAGGCAGTGATCTCAGTGAGGGACAGTAAACTGTGCCTGATGTTTCGGGTGGGAGACCTGCGTAACTCTCATATAGTAGAAGCTTCAATCAGAGCCAAGCTGATCCGCTCAGAGCAGACCAAAGAGGGGGAGTTCATCCCCCTCAACCAGACCGACATCAACATCGGCTTCGATACGGGAGACGACCGCCTCTTCCTGGTGTCGCCCCTCATCATCTCACACGAGATCAATGAGAAGAGCCCCTTCTGGGAGATGTCTCAAGCACAGATGGAGAAGGAGGAGTTTGAAGTGGTGGTGATCCTGGAGGGAATGGTAGAGGCCACAG gcatGACTTGTCAGGCACGCAGCTCGTATCTGGACTCGGAGGTTCTGTGGGGTTATCGCTTCACTCCTGTTCTCTCACTGGAGAAAGGCTTCTATGAAGTGGACTACAACAACTTCCACAACATCTATGAAACCAACACGCCCTCCTGTAGCGCCAAAGAGCTCGCAGCCAAACAGAGAGACAGCCAGCAGCCTTCCCACATCCCCCCGCCCAGCTCCAAACCCAGACCCCACGCCCTGGACCCGAGCGAGCAGGAGAAAACGCAGGGAAACACCAACAACGGCTCAGCTAACACTCAGGAGCAGAGTCCCTGA